A DNA window from Streptomyces canus contains the following coding sequences:
- a CDS encoding sarcosine oxidase subunit beta family protein has protein sequence MTAEPLPEHPDFLWRNPDPRPSYDVVIVGAGGHGLATAYYLAKNHGITNVAVLEKGWLAGGNMARNTTIIRSNYLWDESAAIYEHALKLWERLPEELEYDFLFSQRGVLNLAHTPQDVREGVRRVNANRLNGVDAEWLEPDEVAKVCPILNVSSRTRYPVLGATFQPRAGIAKHDHVAWALARRADELGVDLIQGCEVTGFLRDGDRVVGVDTNRGRIHAGRVGLAAAGHSSVLAERAGVRLPVQSHPLQALVSELHEPVHPTVVMSNHVHVYVSQAHKGELVMGAGVDSYNGYGQRGSFHVIEQQMAAAVELFPIFARAHVLRTWGGIVDVTPDASPIIGSTPVENLYVNCGWGTGGFKATPAAGWTFAHTIATGEPHPLNAPFALDRFTTGALIDEHGAAAVAH, from the coding sequence ATGACCGCCGAACCGCTGCCGGAACACCCGGACTTCCTCTGGCGCAACCCCGACCCGCGCCCCTCGTACGACGTCGTCATCGTCGGCGCGGGCGGGCACGGTCTGGCCACCGCCTACTACCTCGCCAAGAACCACGGCATCACCAATGTGGCCGTCCTGGAGAAAGGCTGGCTCGCGGGCGGCAACATGGCCCGCAACACCACGATCATCCGCTCCAACTACCTGTGGGACGAGAGCGCGGCGATCTACGAGCACGCGCTGAAGCTGTGGGAGCGGCTCCCGGAGGAGCTGGAATACGACTTCCTGTTCAGCCAGCGCGGTGTCCTCAACCTCGCGCACACCCCGCAGGACGTCCGCGAGGGCGTGCGCCGTGTCAACGCCAACCGTCTCAACGGGGTCGACGCCGAGTGGCTGGAGCCGGACGAGGTCGCCAAGGTCTGCCCCATCCTCAACGTCTCGTCCCGCACCCGGTATCCGGTGCTCGGCGCCACCTTCCAGCCGCGCGCCGGCATCGCCAAGCACGACCACGTCGCCTGGGCGCTGGCCCGCCGCGCCGACGAGCTGGGCGTGGACCTGATCCAGGGCTGCGAGGTCACCGGCTTCCTCAGGGACGGCGACCGGGTCGTGGGCGTCGACACCAACCGCGGCCGCATCCACGCCGGCCGGGTCGGTCTCGCGGCCGCCGGGCACAGCAGCGTGCTGGCCGAGCGGGCGGGCGTACGGCTGCCGGTGCAGTCCCACCCCCTGCAGGCCCTGGTCTCCGAGCTGCACGAGCCGGTGCATCCGACCGTCGTCATGTCGAACCACGTGCACGTCTACGTCTCCCAGGCCCACAAGGGCGAGCTGGTGATGGGCGCGGGCGTCGACTCGTACAACGGCTACGGACAACGCGGCTCGTTCCATGTGATCGAGCAGCAGATGGCCGCCGCCGTCGAGCTGTTCCCGATCTTCGCGAGGGCGCATGTGCTGCGCACCTGGGGCGGCATCGTCGACGTCACTCCGGACGCCTCGCCGATCATCGGCAGCACGCCGGTCGAGAACCTGTACGTCAACTGCGGGTGGGGAACCGGCGGTTTCAAGGCCACTCCGGCGGCCGGCTGGACCTTCGCGCACACCATCGCCACCGGCGAACCGCATCCGCTGAACGCCCCCTTCGCCCTCGACCGTTTCACGACCGGTGCGCTGATCGACGAACACGGCGCCGCGGCCGTGGCCCACTGA
- the glyA gene encoding serine hydroxymethyltransferase, whose product MATSTSLTTPTSPLSLPLSELDPDVATAVAAELHRQQSTLEMIASENFAPAAVMEAQGSVLTNKYAEGYPGRRYYGGCEHVDVIERLAIARVKELFGAEAANVQPHSGAQANAAAMFALLEPGDTILGLDLAHGGHLTHGMRLNYSGKLYNVVPYHVRESDLRVDMDEVEQLALAHRPKMIVAGWSAYPRQLDFAAFRRIADAVGAYLMVDMAHFAGLVAAGLHPSPVPYADVVTTTTHKTLGGPRGGVILSRADLAKKINSAVFPGQQGGPLEHVIAAKAVAFKVAAGEEFKERQRRTLRGAKILAGRLLADDVAEAGITVLTGGTEVHLVLVDLRNSELDGKQAEDRLHQIGITVNRNAVPFDPRPPMVSSGLRIGTPALATRGFGETEFREVADIIAEALKGERPDDELRARVEKLAAAFPLYPHLDGGPA is encoded by the coding sequence ATGGCAACGAGTACGTCGCTCACCACGCCCACCTCACCCCTCTCCCTGCCCCTCAGCGAGCTCGACCCGGACGTCGCCACCGCCGTGGCCGCCGAACTGCACCGCCAGCAGTCCACACTCGAGATGATCGCCTCGGAGAACTTCGCCCCGGCCGCCGTGATGGAGGCGCAGGGCTCGGTCCTGACCAACAAGTACGCCGAGGGCTACCCGGGCCGCCGCTACTACGGCGGCTGCGAACACGTCGACGTCATCGAGCGGTTGGCCATCGCCAGGGTCAAGGAGCTCTTCGGCGCCGAGGCCGCGAACGTCCAGCCGCACTCGGGCGCGCAGGCCAACGCGGCCGCGATGTTCGCCCTGCTCGAGCCCGGCGACACGATCCTCGGCCTCGACCTGGCGCACGGCGGGCACCTGACCCACGGCATGCGCCTCAACTACTCGGGCAAGCTCTACAACGTCGTCCCGTACCACGTACGCGAGTCCGACCTGCGCGTCGACATGGACGAGGTCGAACAGCTCGCCCTCGCCCACCGGCCCAAGATGATCGTCGCGGGCTGGTCGGCCTACCCCCGGCAGCTGGACTTCGCCGCGTTCCGCCGGATCGCCGACGCGGTGGGCGCGTATCTGATGGTGGACATGGCCCACTTCGCCGGTCTGGTGGCCGCAGGACTCCACCCGAGCCCGGTGCCGTACGCCGACGTCGTCACGACCACCACCCACAAGACCCTCGGGGGCCCGCGCGGCGGTGTCATCCTCAGCCGCGCCGACCTGGCCAAGAAGATCAACTCGGCGGTCTTCCCCGGCCAGCAGGGCGGCCCGCTGGAGCACGTGATCGCGGCGAAGGCGGTGGCCTTCAAGGTGGCGGCGGGCGAGGAGTTCAAGGAGCGACAGCGGCGCACGCTGCGGGGAGCGAAGATCCTCGCCGGACGGCTGCTCGCCGACGACGTCGCCGAGGCCGGGATCACGGTGCTGACCGGCGGCACCGAGGTCCACCTGGTCCTGGTGGACCTGAGGAACTCCGAGCTCGACGGGAAGCAGGCCGAGGACCGGCTGCACCAGATCGGCATCACCGTCAACCGCAACGCCGTGCCCTTCGACCCGCGCCCGCCGATGGTCTCGTCGGGCCTGCGGATCGGTACGCCCGCCCTGGCCACCCGCGGCTTCGGCGAGACGGAGTTCCGCGAGGTCGCCGACATCATCGCCGAGGCCCTGAAGGGCGAACGGCCCGACGACGAACTGCGCGCCCGGGTCGAGAAGCTCGCCGCCGCCTTCCCGCTCTACCCCCACCTCGACGGAGGCCCGGCATGA
- a CDS encoding GntR family transcriptional regulator: protein MQQVATQLEELSLAERAYRAIRDRLVMLEIRPGAPINEEQLGQSLGVGRTPVREALKRLQYERLITTYPRRGTFATEVNITDLAHISEVRQELEPLAAAQAARRATAADRADLTALRRELETAGTPGRDSGQLMHLDLQVHRAIYTATHNPYLEDTLVRHDNLATRIWCLFVDRLADMAGHVEEHGPLIEAIVSGDADTAARLARSHVAGFEQAIREAI, encoded by the coding sequence ATGCAGCAGGTCGCGACCCAGCTCGAGGAGCTGTCGCTCGCGGAGCGCGCCTACCGCGCCATCCGGGACCGGCTCGTCATGCTCGAGATCCGCCCCGGCGCGCCGATCAACGAGGAGCAGCTGGGGCAGTCCCTCGGCGTCGGACGCACGCCCGTGCGCGAGGCGCTCAAACGGCTCCAGTACGAACGCCTGATCACGACCTACCCCCGTCGCGGCACCTTCGCCACCGAGGTGAACATCACCGACCTGGCGCACATCTCCGAGGTGCGCCAGGAACTGGAACCCCTGGCCGCGGCGCAGGCCGCGCGGCGCGCCACGGCCGCCGACCGGGCCGACCTGACGGCCCTGCGGCGGGAACTCGAAACCGCCGGGACTCCCGGGCGGGACTCCGGCCAGCTCATGCACCTGGACCTCCAGGTCCACCGCGCCATCTACACCGCCACGCACAACCCCTACCTGGAGGACACCCTCGTCCGCCACGACAATCTGGCCACCCGCATCTGGTGCCTGTTCGTGGACCGGCTCGCCGACATGGCCGGCCATGTCGAGGAGCACGGACCGCTGATCGAGGCGATCGTCTCCGGCGACGCCGACACGGCGGCGCGGCTCGCCCGCAGCCACGTCGCGGGTTTCGAACAGGCGATCCGCGAGGCGATCTGA
- a CDS encoding alpha/beta hydrolase, producing the protein MTGSLSRRAVLGGMAGGAALLAAGAGSAAAAGPVREPYVPLTVGDGGGPVGTDRVHVLKVGPDTARTVLVMVPGMFGAANDFRWAARDLVAAVPGVQVWAFDRREENLADRSGFRTADPAAYYLDGHYRAQDPAASAFAAGWGLSRTLEDLRAVVRAAARGGRRVVLGGHSWGATTAMAYAAWDFDGCPGYRDVAALVLVDGGVRGAFDGTGEPVADSPEQVKERLAAIEDGAVFDMTLSAVGLGDRAESTQIWYQLAGWYAHRDPDGPSVLQPRMPDALRPPVPVTNAGLLGTLVDAGAGWPNDISVHSGHLADSGEPRGWVDDGITPIGRVATAYAGGPEPAVWEWYWPARLSVDLDVTDPYADTDTARSLGLRLKHAGGLDVPLYAFQTSYARGTIVSAAREVVADSRIPYATYETDNGMNHLDPLFAAPQHNTFTRTLALFLTGLLP; encoded by the coding sequence GTGACGGGAAGTCTGTCTCGTAGGGCGGTGCTGGGCGGTATGGCCGGTGGCGCCGCCCTGTTGGCGGCGGGAGCCGGGTCGGCCGCGGCCGCCGGACCGGTCCGGGAGCCGTATGTCCCGCTGACCGTGGGCGACGGGGGCGGCCCGGTGGGGACGGACCGCGTCCATGTGCTGAAGGTCGGCCCCGACACGGCCCGTACGGTGCTGGTGATGGTTCCGGGGATGTTCGGGGCGGCGAACGACTTCCGGTGGGCGGCCCGGGACCTGGTCGCGGCCGTGCCGGGAGTGCAGGTGTGGGCGTTCGACCGGCGGGAGGAGAACCTCGCCGATCGTTCGGGCTTCCGCACCGCCGACCCGGCCGCGTACTACCTGGACGGTCACTACCGTGCGCAGGACCCCGCGGCCTCCGCCTTCGCCGCCGGGTGGGGCCTGTCCCGCACGCTGGAGGATCTGCGCGCGGTCGTACGGGCCGCCGCCCGGGGCGGTCGGCGGGTGGTGCTCGGAGGCCACTCATGGGGAGCGACCACCGCCATGGCCTACGCCGCCTGGGACTTCGACGGCTGCCCCGGGTACCGGGACGTGGCTGCCCTGGTGCTGGTCGACGGCGGAGTGCGTGGTGCGTTCGACGGGACGGGAGAGCCGGTCGCCGACTCGCCGGAGCAGGTGAAGGAGCGGCTGGCGGCCATCGAGGACGGCGCGGTCTTCGACATGACCCTGAGCGCCGTGGGACTGGGTGACCGGGCGGAGAGCACCCAGATCTGGTACCAGCTCGCGGGCTGGTACGCCCATCGCGACCCGGACGGCCCCTCGGTCCTGCAGCCCCGTATGCCCGACGCCCTGCGGCCGCCGGTCCCGGTCACCAACGCGGGCCTGCTGGGCACCCTGGTGGACGCCGGCGCCGGCTGGCCGAACGACATCAGCGTGCACTCGGGACATCTGGCCGACAGCGGTGAACCGCGCGGCTGGGTCGACGACGGCATCACCCCCATCGGCCGGGTCGCCACCGCGTACGCGGGCGGCCCCGAACCGGCCGTATGGGAGTGGTACTGGCCGGCCCGGCTGTCGGTCGACCTCGATGTCACCGACCCCTACGCCGACACCGACACGGCCCGCTCTCTGGGCCTGCGGCTGAAGCACGCCGGAGGCCTGGACGTCCCGCTGTACGCCTTCCAGACGAGCTACGCCAGGGGAACGATCGTCTCGGCGGCCCGTGAGGTCGTGGCCGACTCGCGCATCCCGTACGCGACGTACGAGACGGACAACGGGATGAACCATCTCGACCCGTTGTTCGCCGCCCCGCAGCACAACACGTTCACCCGCACCCTCGCACTTTTCCTCACCGGACTACTCCCCTGA
- a CDS encoding family 43 glycosylhydrolase: protein MTRSRILLALLVLATALLVAPPASAATTFTSTGVNQSGGNCLDLPGGSTTAGAQLRAFTCSSGADQNLVYTPVSGTSDTYTITTRSGQCVDVNGASTSDNAAIIQWPCHGGTNQQWRLVPVTVAGTDKTFNLVSVDSGKCVAPSGGSSASNTNLVQLPCATSGGRVWRLPAFTGGGTAPGTFTNPLSQHGPDPWLTYYDGSYYLATTTWNSTVTMRRASTLAGLATASDQVIFNLTRPNGAGTMWAPEFHLLDGPNGKRWYFYYTAGREPYDLGTQRIHVLESAGLDPMGPYSFKADLLDPTQDNTWELDPSILQLDGKLYLLGTFYNGSQPMFIRPLSNPWTASGTRRVLSTPTYSWETVGGAVNEGAEVLQRGGRTFIVYSASHCSTPDYKLGMLTYNGGDPLSSSSWVKSPDPVFQRSNANGVYGPGHNGFFTSPDGTEDWIVYHANNSASGGCDMNRTTRAQKFTWNADGTPNFGTPVALGVTLTAPSGE from the coding sequence GTGACCAGATCCAGAATCCTCCTGGCCCTGCTCGTTCTGGCAACGGCCCTGCTCGTCGCACCGCCCGCGTCCGCCGCCACCACCTTCACCTCGACAGGGGTGAACCAGAGCGGCGGCAACTGCCTGGATCTACCCGGGGGTTCGACGACGGCGGGTGCTCAACTCCGGGCGTTCACCTGCTCGTCGGGCGCCGACCAGAACCTCGTCTACACACCCGTCTCCGGTACGAGCGACACGTACACGATCACCACCCGCTCCGGGCAGTGCGTCGACGTCAACGGCGCCTCCACGTCGGACAATGCGGCGATCATCCAGTGGCCCTGCCACGGCGGGACGAACCAGCAGTGGCGGCTCGTCCCGGTGACGGTCGCGGGTACCGACAAGACCTTCAACCTGGTGTCCGTCGACTCCGGCAAGTGCGTCGCGCCGAGCGGTGGTTCGTCGGCCTCGAACACCAACCTGGTCCAACTGCCGTGCGCCACAAGCGGCGGCCGGGTGTGGCGACTGCCCGCCTTCACCGGCGGCGGCACCGCCCCGGGCACCTTCACCAACCCGCTCTCCCAGCACGGGCCCGACCCCTGGCTGACGTACTACGACGGTTCCTACTACCTCGCCACCACGACCTGGAACTCCACGGTCACCATGCGCAGGGCGAGCACCCTCGCCGGGCTCGCCACCGCCTCCGACCAGGTGATCTTCAACCTGACCCGGCCCAACGGGGCGGGCACGATGTGGGCTCCGGAGTTCCACCTGCTCGACGGACCCAACGGGAAGCGGTGGTACTTCTACTACACGGCCGGGCGCGAGCCGTACGACCTCGGCACCCAGCGCATCCATGTGCTGGAGAGCGCCGGGCTGGACCCCATGGGCCCCTACAGCTTCAAGGCCGACCTGCTCGACCCCACCCAGGACAACACCTGGGAACTGGACCCGAGCATCCTCCAACTCGACGGGAAGCTCTATCTGTTGGGCACCTTCTACAACGGTTCGCAGCCGATGTTCATCCGGCCGCTGTCCAACCCCTGGACCGCGAGCGGCACCCGGCGTGTGCTGTCCACGCCCACCTACAGCTGGGAGACGGTGGGCGGCGCGGTCAACGAGGGGGCCGAGGTGCTCCAGCGGGGCGGCAGGACGTTCATCGTCTACTCGGCCAGCCACTGCTCCACGCCCGACTACAAGCTGGGGATGCTCACCTACAACGGCGGTGATCCGCTCAGCTCCTCCTCGTGGGTCAAGTCGCCGGACCCGGTCTTCCAGCGGTCCAACGCTAACGGTGTGTACGGCCCCGGCCACAACGGCTTCTTCACGTCGCCCGACGGCACCGAGGACTGGATCGTCTACCACGCCAACAACTCCGCGAGCGGCGGCTGCGACATGAACCGCACCACCCGGGCGCAGAAGTTCACCTGGAACGCCGACGGCACTCCGAACTTCGGCACCCCGGTGGCGCTCGGGGTCACACTGACCGCGCCCTCAGGGGAGTAG